GCACATCACCAACGCCATGCCGCACAACACTGGTGGTGGAAAGCCCTGCCACCGACCGTGACCATCGGCGCGGTACTCGCGCTTTGGCAGGTTGCGGCAAGCGCTCATCTCGTCAATGAGACCACGCTTGCCTCCCCCGTTGCCATCGCTTCGTCGATGGTCGCTACCTGGCCCGATCTAATGGCCGCAACCGCCGTAACCACCGGCGAGGCGCTAGCCGGGTTCGCAATCGCGGTCATCGTCGGCATCGCCATCGGCATCGGCCTCTACGCCTCAAAAACCGCCAACCGCGCCATCTACCCGCTGCTCGTGGCCGCGCAGACCATCCCCATCATCACCATCGCGCCGCTTTTCATGATCTGGTTCGGCTTCAACCCTGCTGGCAAAATCATTCTTGTGACCGTCTTCGGCCTGTTCTCGATTGCCGTCGATACCTCGCGCGGCTTAACCGCCGTTCCCCGCTTTTATCAGGACGTGGCGCTGACCTGCGGAGCGACGAAACCATGGACACTGTTCCACGTGAAACTTCGCGTCGCCGCCCGCCAGATTTTCTCCGGCATCCGCATCAGCGCCGCTTACGTTTTCGGCACGGCCGTCACGGCGGAATACCTCGGCGCGACCAACGGCCTGGGTGTGTGGCTGCAGGGCGCGTTCAACTCGTTCCAAACAGCGATGATCTTTTCGGCCGCCATCGTCGTAGTGGCACTCACTGGCATCCTGCTTGGACTGGTCTCGCTCGTCGAACGCCTGTTGCTCGGTCCGGCCGACAAGGATGACGCGATATCGCTGGATGACAGCGAATTCTGATCATTCCAATAACGCGTGCCCCGAAATCCCTTAAAACAGAAAAATACGGCCAAACCGTTCACCCAATACGTTGTCTCAAGCTGGTGGCTTTCCTTATTATCAGCTAAACTAAAGAAAAATATGTGAAGTCGTGTCTTCACGCTGTATCTGGACGATGTGGATATTCACCCGTTATCGCAATATGCATAGAACAAGGAACAGTTCAACGAAAGGAAATCGATGAACGACATCAATCCGCAAAACAACGGGGATTACACTC
The window above is part of the Bifidobacterium sp. ESL0732 genome. Proteins encoded here:
- a CDS encoding ABC transporter permease; protein product: MDSVAHHQRHAAQHWWWKALPPTVTIGAVLALWQVAASAHLVNETTLASPVAIASSMVATWPDLMAATAVTTGEALAGFAIAVIVGIAIGIGLYASKTANRAIYPLLVAAQTIPIITIAPLFMIWFGFNPAGKIILVTVFGLFSIAVDTSRGLTAVPRFYQDVALTCGATKPWTLFHVKLRVAARQIFSGIRISAAYVFGTAVTAEYLGATNGLGVWLQGAFNSFQTAMIFSAAIVVVALTGILLGLVSLVERLLLGPADKDDAISLDDSEF